The genomic window ACTGTGTTATGTTAGGGGGATTATTAGTAGGAACAAATGAATCACCAGGTGAAGAAATTCTATATAATGGAAGAGGATATAAGAGATATGTTGGAATGGGGTCATTAGTGGCTATTGAAAGAGGAAGTAAAGATAGATATTTTCAATTTGAGTATGCAACTGATAAAATAGAAACAGAAGGTGTCGAAACCATGGTTCCATTTAAAGGAAAATTAAA from Streptobacillus felis includes these protein-coding regions:
- a CDS encoding IMP dehydrogenase, coding for CVMLGGLLVGTNESPGEEILYNGRGYKRYVGMGSLVAIERGSKDRYFQFEYATDKIETEGVETMVPFKGKL